A genomic stretch from Herpetosiphon gulosus includes:
- a CDS encoding ABC transporter permease — protein sequence MGNNRFRRSFWLMLSSLPLLGFLLIPLIALALRVPVEALASTFAKPAVREALSLSILTTSSSMLITLVFGTPMAILLARPRFRGQALLDTLIDLPMILPPSVAGIALLMAFGRRGLLGQYLRLIAIELPFTTAAVVLAQVFVASPFYIKAAAAAFATIDHDLEDAAALDGANSRQIFWFISIPLAWTGVVSGAVMTWARALGEFGATIIFAGNFVGRTQTMPLAIYQGFEQDLNVALILAMLLLVISFVILGLVKGLLAQRLR from the coding sequence ATGGGAAATAATCGTTTTCGTCGCTCGTTTTGGCTGATGCTGAGTAGTTTGCCATTGCTCGGCTTTTTATTGATACCGTTAATTGCTTTAGCCTTGCGGGTGCCAGTTGAAGCGTTAGCGAGCACATTTGCCAAACCAGCCGTGCGCGAAGCGCTCAGTCTGAGCATTCTGACCACGAGCAGTAGTATGCTGATTACGCTTGTATTTGGCACACCAATGGCAATTCTTTTGGCGCGTCCACGCTTTCGCGGCCAAGCATTGCTCGATACCTTGATCGATCTGCCGATGATTTTGCCGCCCTCGGTCGCGGGGATTGCCCTGTTGATGGCGTTTGGGCGGCGAGGTTTGCTTGGCCAGTATCTGCGTTTAATCGCGATCGAATTACCCTTTACCACAGCGGCGGTAGTTTTAGCCCAAGTTTTTGTAGCCTCGCCCTTTTACATTAAAGCCGCAGCAGCAGCTTTTGCCACGATCGATCATGATCTTGAGGATGCAGCGGCGCTTGATGGCGCGAATTCACGCCAAATCTTTTGGTTTATCAGCATTCCGCTGGCTTGGACGGGTGTGGTAAGCGGCGCAGTCATGACTTGGGCACGCGCTTTGGGCGAATTTGGAGCCACGATCATTTTTGCTGGCAATTTCGTGGGTCGCACCCAAACCATGCCCTTGGCAATTTACCAAGGGTTTGAGCAAGATTTAAATGTGGCATTAATTTTGGCTATGCTGCTCCTAGTGATTTCATTTGTGATTTTAGGCCTTGTTAAAGGGCTATTAGCCCAGCGCTTGCGTTAG
- the modA gene encoding molybdate ABC transporter substrate-binding protein → MKQIRRIGLIVLSLSLLACGATTVNVPTTPANPTSAANSTPTLNGEINVFAAASLTGAFTDIGNAFQASHHNTKLNFNFAGSDQLATQITQGAPADVFASANSKQMQIVVDAGAIDGSMRQPFARNRLIVIYPQDNPAQIQSLQDLAKPKLKLVLASASVPVGNYALDFLAKASALPEFGASYSPTVLSNVVSYENNVKAVLSKVSLGEADAGIVYTTDAASVTDGSIGTLAIPDQLNTIATYPIAITQNSANLQLAQAFIDFVLASEGQQILTRYGFITVADPSVLSPYQLLISGNLTTPLTLTDELIKNYEQQQVEFNGQSYRGLGFGQLLIQIQPKGDARTFNLLSSDGSQTVLAIADLTADPRAIIAVEADGSFTSIIPSNPTASQLKNIVKITVK, encoded by the coding sequence ATGAAGCAGATTCGCCGAATCGGATTAATTGTGTTGAGCCTAAGTTTATTGGCTTGTGGAGCTACAACTGTTAATGTACCAACTACTCCAGCCAACCCAACCAGCGCCGCCAACTCTACGCCAACCCTCAATGGCGAGATCAATGTATTTGCTGCGGCCTCATTGACAGGCGCATTCACTGACATTGGTAACGCATTTCAAGCCAGTCATCACAATACCAAGCTTAACTTCAATTTTGCTGGCTCGGATCAACTGGCAACCCAGATCACTCAAGGCGCACCTGCTGATGTTTTTGCTTCAGCCAATTCCAAGCAGATGCAGATTGTCGTTGATGCTGGGGCAATTGATGGTTCAATGCGTCAACCATTTGCGCGTAACCGCTTAATTGTGATTTATCCCCAAGACAATCCTGCCCAAATTCAAAGCCTGCAAGATTTAGCCAAACCCAAGCTGAAATTAGTGTTGGCCAGTGCTAGCGTTCCAGTTGGCAATTATGCCCTAGATTTTTTGGCAAAAGCTTCAGCCTTGCCCGAATTTGGCGCAAGCTATAGCCCAACAGTTTTGTCGAATGTGGTTTCGTATGAAAATAACGTTAAAGCTGTTTTGAGCAAAGTTTCGCTGGGCGAGGCCGATGCAGGCATTGTTTATACTACCGATGCAGCTTCGGTTACTGATGGCAGCATTGGCACATTGGCAATTCCCGATCAACTGAATACGATCGCCACTTATCCGATTGCAATCACCCAAAATAGTGCCAATTTGCAACTTGCCCAAGCCTTCATCGATTTTGTTTTGGCTTCCGAAGGCCAACAGATTTTAACGCGTTATGGCTTTATAACTGTTGCCGATCCTTCAGTTTTATCTCCTTACCAACTGTTAATTTCTGGCAATTTAACTACGCCGCTGACGCTAACTGACGAATTGATCAAGAACTATGAACAACAACAAGTTGAATTCAATGGCCAAAGCTATCGAGGTTTGGGCTTTGGTCAATTGTTGATCCAAATTCAACCTAAAGGCGATGCCCGAACCTTTAATTTGCTCAGCAGCGATGGCAGCCAAACCGTGCTGGCAATTGCCGACCTAACCGCCGACCCACGAGCAATTATTGCCGTCGAAGCCGATGGCAGTTTTACCAGCATTATTCCGAGCAACCCAACTGCCAGCCAGCTCAAAAACATCGTCAAAATCACAGTAAAATAG
- a CDS encoding alpha/beta fold hydrolase, with protein sequence MHMQRLLYFLGLLGLTLSLLSCSRANRQAAAVSPNPTSQVVEPNSLGLPKGTLHEAELLVADETRSFIYYLPAKLDPAGAPLVFMLHGGGGLGNSAMTLTTQERWNTLADQHGFIVAYPDGMNRRWNDCRSDWDNPSTSDDGQFISKLIDHFAQSYPIDQTRVYATGHSNGSMMSLRLALELPDRIAAVVGSAGYMAQNSQCKALGTPAPLMLLAGTADPIMPYAGGLIDIPGDSQQGQVLSAEATIQMWLDMLSITNPPSISHLADINPDDNSTVTVSTYQDNLVRFYRIDGGGHSWPSLDQPSRLKERQNPHNRDFYAADAAWEFMQQHRLGE encoded by the coding sequence ATGCACATGCAGCGCTTATTGTATTTTCTAGGCTTGCTTGGATTAACTCTTAGCCTACTTAGTTGCAGCCGAGCCAATCGCCAAGCCGCCGCCGTTTCACCGAACCCAACCAGCCAAGTTGTTGAGCCAAATAGCCTTGGCCTGCCCAAAGGCACGCTACACGAAGCTGAATTGTTGGTCGCTGACGAAACCCGTAGTTTTATCTATTATCTGCCAGCCAAGCTCGATCCTGCTGGAGCGCCATTGGTTTTTATGTTGCATGGCGGCGGTGGGCTTGGCAATTCGGCCATGACATTAACGACTCAAGAACGCTGGAACACTCTCGCCGACCAACATGGTTTTATCGTGGCCTATCCCGATGGCATGAATCGGCGCTGGAATGATTGCCGCAGCGATTGGGATAACCCTTCAACCAGCGATGATGGGCAATTTATCAGTAAACTGATTGATCATTTTGCTCAAAGCTATCCTATTGATCAGACTCGCGTCTATGCTACAGGCCACTCGAATGGCTCAATGATGTCGCTGCGCTTGGCGCTCGAATTGCCCGATCGGATTGCGGCGGTGGTTGGTAGTGCGGGGTATATGGCCCAAAATAGCCAGTGTAAAGCACTTGGCACGCCCGCCCCGTTGATGCTATTGGCAGGTACAGCCGACCCCATTATGCCCTATGCTGGTGGTTTAATTGATATTCCAGGCGATAGCCAGCAAGGCCAGGTGCTTTCTGCCGAGGCGACCATCCAAATGTGGCTCGATATGTTGAGCATTACCAACCCACCGAGCATTAGCCATTTGGCTGATATCAACCCTGATGATAATAGCACGGTGACCGTCAGTACCTACCAAGATAACCTTGTTCGCTTCTATCGGATTGATGGCGGTGGGCATAGTTGGCCCAGCCTCGACCAGCCATCACGCTTGAAAGAACGCCAGAACCCGCATAATCGCGATTTTTATGCTGCCGACGCTGCTTGGGAATTTATGCAGCAACATCGGCTTGGTGAGTAG
- a CDS encoding Rrf2 family transcriptional regulator yields the protein MSYSLAFSQAIAISLYITYKIEEQVYDFVPTHEIADFLGIAKPSVVKVVQSLTNAGLIETREGAKGGVRLTRNSQAINLLDIFNAIEQAKPLFRLNIHPTEPKIEALAARQRMVASLQRAETAMKQELQAVTLANLYSG from the coding sequence ATGAGCTATTCACTGGCGTTTTCACAGGCAATTGCCATCAGCCTCTACATCACCTATAAAATCGAGGAACAAGTCTACGATTTTGTGCCAACCCATGAAATCGCCGATTTTTTAGGCATTGCTAAGCCCAGTGTGGTCAAGGTTGTGCAATCGCTGACCAATGCAGGCCTGATTGAAACCCGTGAGGGAGCCAAAGGCGGTGTGCGCTTAACTCGTAACAGTCAAGCAATTAATCTCTTGGATATTTTTAATGCAATCGAGCAAGCTAAACCTTTGTTTCGACTGAATATTCACCCAACCGAGCCAAAAATCGAGGCTCTAGCCGCTCGCCAACGCATGGTCGCTAGCCTGCAACGCGCCGAAACAGCTATGAAACAAGAGTTGCAAGCAGTCACCTTGGCAAATCTTTATAGTGGTTGA
- a CDS encoding NAD-dependent epimerase/dehydratase family protein, protein MSKRVLVTGANGHLGSVLAQMLVERGVEVRASVRNRSQIKPKLAYEQVYADLMDVDSLQQALVGIDTLYQVAAVFKHWSPNPQHEIIQPNVEGTRNILRAAAQAGVKRVVYVSSIAAVDKNNPQRQTPADETTWNQYTYGNPYYQSKIASEQLAWKLTKEYGLEMVAGLPGTIIGDPNGRTTPSLGILELVLSNKMPLDINMDFNFVDVADVAEGLIAAERQGRAGERYILANDQSLPLRRIFEIAQEFNPKIKVPMRVAKGITKAVAGMMELVANVTGREPMILRSQVGLYCGVEQRLSIAKAKRELGYNPLPAVDAVRKTFQILAQQAPKQVALGQA, encoded by the coding sequence ATGAGCAAGCGAGTATTAGTTACTGGAGCGAATGGCCATTTAGGGTCGGTGTTGGCTCAAATGTTAGTTGAACGTGGGGTTGAGGTGCGGGCTAGCGTGCGCAATCGCAGCCAAATCAAGCCGAAGCTGGCCTATGAGCAAGTTTATGCCGATTTGATGGATGTTGATTCGCTGCAACAAGCCTTGGTTGGGATTGATACTCTGTATCAAGTTGCGGCGGTATTCAAGCATTGGTCGCCCAATCCGCAACACGAGATTATTCAACCAAATGTTGAGGGTACACGCAATATTCTGCGGGCAGCGGCGCAGGCTGGAGTCAAACGGGTGGTGTATGTTAGCTCAATCGCGGCAGTTGATAAAAATAATCCTCAGCGCCAAACCCCAGCCGATGAAACAACTTGGAATCAATACACCTATGGCAATCCTTATTATCAATCGAAAATTGCCTCGGAACAATTAGCTTGGAAGTTGACCAAGGAATATGGACTGGAGATGGTAGCGGGCTTGCCAGGCACGATCATCGGCGATCCCAATGGCCGGACTACGCCATCGTTGGGGATTTTGGAGTTGGTGTTGAGCAATAAAATGCCACTGGATATCAATATGGATTTTAATTTTGTTGATGTAGCTGATGTTGCCGAAGGGCTGATTGCCGCTGAACGTCAAGGTCGTGCAGGCGAACGCTATATTTTGGCGAATGATCAATCGTTACCATTACGACGAATCTTTGAAATCGCCCAAGAATTCAACCCCAAAATCAAAGTGCCAATGCGCGTTGCTAAGGGTATTACCAAGGCTGTCGCTGGTATGATGGAGTTGGTAGCGAATGTCACAGGCCGCGAACCAATGATTTTGCGTAGCCAAGTTGGGTTGTATTGTGGCGTAGAACAACGTTTGTCGATTGCCAAAGCCAAACGTGAGTTAGGCTATAATCCGCTACCTGCAGTCGATGCAGTGCGCAAAACCTTTCAGATTCTGGCTCAGCAAGCACCGAAGCAGGTTGCCTTGGGCCAAGCCTAG
- a CDS encoding fumarylacetoacetate hydrolase family protein, translated as MKFVSFRRYGEGSEARAGAWLPMGIIDLQAAAGLVFEDLPHDWSLMSMLQHESDGYGIDAAIQIVSAVVDLLGGGGDGIEWDDPDAINSMLSLGGETVIYPPDSVRLLAPIPQPPTIRDFYAFEQHVREIRAQHGRSVPSTWYDMPVFYFGNPTTVLGPDSDLVMPRTSQLDYELEIAAVIGRPCRDIEPAEAEYYIAGLMVMNDWSARDIQAREMSVGLGPAKGKDFATSFGPAMITLDEIEDKALGDGRYDLAMVVRVNGEERGRASFADIYYTLGELIAHASRDVTLLPGEIIGSGTVGTGCLLETTHGEGPWLEVGDVVELEIERIGILRNTIVDRDS; from the coding sequence ATGAAATTTGTTTCATTTCGGCGGTATGGTGAAGGTTCCGAGGCACGGGCTGGGGCTTGGTTGCCCATGGGTATCATTGATCTGCAAGCAGCAGCAGGCTTAGTTTTCGAAGATCTGCCCCATGATTGGTCGCTGATGAGTATGCTGCAACACGAATCCGATGGTTATGGGATTGATGCTGCAATCCAGATTGTTTCAGCAGTGGTTGATTTGCTCGGTGGTGGCGGCGATGGCATCGAGTGGGATGATCCCGATGCGATCAATAGCATGCTTTCATTGGGCGGCGAAACCGTGATTTATCCACCTGATAGCGTGCGTTTGTTAGCGCCAATTCCTCAGCCACCAACCATTCGCGATTTTTACGCCTTCGAGCAGCATGTGCGTGAAATTCGCGCCCAGCATGGCCGCTCTGTACCCAGCACTTGGTACGATATGCCAGTGTTTTACTTTGGTAACCCTACCACGGTGCTTGGACCAGATAGCGATTTGGTGATGCCGCGCACCAGCCAACTTGATTACGAACTAGAAATTGCAGCAGTGATCGGCAGACCATGCCGTGATATTGAGCCAGCTGAAGCTGAATATTATATTGCTGGCTTGATGGTGATGAACGATTGGTCGGCTCGCGATATTCAAGCTCGCGAGATGAGCGTTGGCTTAGGGCCAGCCAAGGGTAAAGATTTTGCCACCTCATTTGGGCCAGCCATGATCACGCTTGATGAAATTGAGGATAAGGCGCTGGGCGATGGGCGCTACGATTTGGCAATGGTCGTGCGGGTCAATGGTGAAGAGCGTGGTCGGGCTTCGTTTGCCGATATTTACTATACGCTCGGCGAATTGATTGCCCACGCTTCGCGCGATGTTACCTTGTTGCCTGGTGAAATTATTGGCTCGGGCACGGTTGGCACTGGCTGTTTGCTTGAAACGACCCACGGCGAAGGGCCATGGCTTGAGGTCGGTGATGTGGTCGAACTAGAAATCGAACGCATCGGCATCTTACGCAACACCATTGTTGATCGCGATAGCTAA
- a CDS encoding PLP-dependent transferase, translated as MGHDSANIKPESWLVSAGRGSQPGDPLNVPLVPASNFIIGSGREYSRDDGTPTWEALEAVVGGLEGGKALAFASGMAAIAAVFDQLAVGSLVVLPDDCYQGVAGLAAAGEQRGRWSVQRIAVDDTEAWVRACADADLIWLESPSNPLLTVADLELICAAPRKPSAIVGVDNTFATPLNQQPLAFGATVAIQSATKFIGGHSDLLAGVATTNDPALWHALKKSRELTGATPGTLETYLAVRGVRTLAVRLQRAQQTAMLLAERLEAHPQIMRVRYPGLSSHPTHAVAQRVLKGFGTIISFDVLGGAVAADQVCQQVKLIHHATSLGAVESTMERRAAIPGQEHLPPALLRLSVGIENVDDLWNDLSAAIAASSI; from the coding sequence ATGGGCCACGATTCAGCCAACATCAAACCAGAATCATGGTTGGTTTCAGCGGGGCGCGGTTCGCAGCCAGGCGATCCGTTGAATGTGCCCTTGGTTCCTGCATCGAATTTTATTATTGGCAGTGGCCGTGAATATTCGCGTGATGATGGAACCCCAACTTGGGAAGCACTTGAGGCGGTGGTTGGTGGCTTAGAGGGTGGCAAGGCTTTGGCCTTTGCCTCAGGCATGGCCGCAATTGCCGCGGTTTTTGATCAACTGGCGGTTGGCTCGCTGGTTGTCTTGCCCGATGACTGTTATCAAGGCGTTGCTGGCCTTGCCGCTGCTGGCGAACAGCGTGGGCGTTGGTCAGTCCAGCGCATAGCGGTCGATGATACTGAAGCTTGGGTGCGAGCTTGTGCCGATGCCGACCTCATTTGGCTTGAATCGCCATCGAATCCGCTGCTGACCGTGGCCGATCTTGAGCTGATTTGTGCTGCGCCGCGTAAACCGAGCGCGATTGTGGGGGTTGATAATACCTTTGCCACGCCGTTAAATCAGCAACCACTGGCGTTTGGCGCAACCGTCGCGATCCAATCGGCGACTAAATTTATTGGTGGCCACTCCGATTTGTTGGCTGGCGTAGCGACGACCAACGATCCAGCGCTTTGGCATGCGCTCAAGAAATCGCGTGAGTTAACTGGGGCAACGCCAGGCACACTCGAAACCTATTTAGCGGTACGTGGGGTACGCACCTTGGCAGTACGTTTGCAACGGGCACAACAAACAGCCATGCTTCTGGCTGAGCGACTTGAAGCTCATCCGCAGATTATGCGTGTGCGCTATCCTGGGCTATCATCGCACCCAACCCATGCGGTCGCTCAACGGGTGCTCAAGGGTTTTGGCACAATTATTTCATTTGATGTGTTGGGCGGAGCAGTGGCTGCTGATCAGGTTTGTCAGCAAGTTAAATTGATTCATCATGCCACGAGCCTTGGGGCAGTAGAATCGACCATGGAACGGCGAGCGGCAATTCCTGGTCAGGAGCATTTACCACCAGCTTTGCTACGTTTGAGCGTTGGAATCGAGAATGTTGACGATTTGTGGAATGATCTATCAGCGGCTATTGCGGCTAGCTCAATTTAA
- a CDS encoding PadR family transcriptional regulator, whose translation MEYVILGLLMLRQRSIYEIKKILEETISLFYSASFGSINSAIEKLVAKQAVTVQEQVEGGRFKKIYSITPIGQTLFEQWLTSAIPQEKVKDPALTRLFFMGFLKPSEQIRLLSEHLGSVQMVHAQLSSLLREREQMSVATEQQALADFQWLTLEYGVAYYSFNINWYQQLLSKLEESGNE comes from the coding sequence ATGGAATATGTGATTCTAGGGTTGTTGATGCTCAGGCAGCGCAGCATCTACGAGATCAAGAAAATCCTTGAAGAGACGATCTCGTTGTTCTATAGTGCCAGCTTTGGCAGCATCAACAGCGCAATTGAAAAACTGGTGGCAAAGCAAGCAGTGACGGTGCAGGAGCAAGTCGAAGGTGGGCGATTTAAGAAAATCTACAGCATCACGCCAATCGGCCAAACGCTGTTTGAGCAATGGCTAACGAGTGCAATTCCCCAAGAGAAGGTCAAAGATCCTGCTTTGACTCGTTTGTTCTTTATGGGTTTTCTCAAGCCAAGTGAGCAAATTCGGCTGCTGAGTGAGCATCTTGGAAGCGTGCAAATGGTGCATGCCCAACTCAGCAGCTTGCTGCGTGAGCGTGAGCAAATGAGTGTAGCGACTGAACAACAAGCGCTTGCCGATTTTCAATGGTTAACCTTGGAATATGGCGTAGCCTACTACAGTTTCAATATTAATTGGTATCAACAACTGCTAAGCAAACTTGAGGAATCAGGCAATGAGTAA
- a CDS encoding alpha/beta hydrolase — protein sequence MSNELTAKTISLHDFDLHYSTAGNINNPALILIHPAFGDHQCFVQQIDSFSQKYYVILIDLPGHGRSQPNNTLIGIEHTPEYLAAILQNENQAQAHVLGVSLGSLIAQEFAYRYPHLVASVTVVGGYSIFGDQRAVLRAQRKEMFKWMFMVLFSIERFRRYVARISVFYPAGQELFYQRMQYFSRSSFRLMSKLNQIMHPNEAASKQQLLILVGEHDQPIALQAAREWQQQQPTIGYHVLPNAGHCANMDNPTLFNQLVLDFLL from the coding sequence ATGAGTAACGAATTAACCGCTAAAACAATTAGTTTACACGATTTTGATTTGCACTACTCCACCGCTGGTAACATAAATAACCCAGCCTTGATCTTAATTCATCCAGCATTTGGCGATCATCAATGCTTTGTCCAGCAGATTGATAGCTTCTCTCAAAAATATTATGTCATCTTAATCGATTTACCTGGCCATGGGCGTTCGCAACCAAACAATACCTTAATTGGTATCGAACACACACCTGAATATTTGGCCGCCATCTTGCAAAACGAAAACCAAGCTCAAGCTCATGTTTTAGGGGTTTCGCTTGGCTCGTTGATCGCCCAAGAATTTGCCTATCGTTATCCGCATTTGGTGGCTAGCGTGACGGTCGTTGGCGGCTATAGTATTTTTGGCGATCAACGGGCAGTGCTGCGGGCACAGCGTAAAGAAATGTTCAAATGGATGTTCATGGTGCTGTTTTCGATTGAGCGTTTTCGGCGTTATGTCGCTCGGATCAGTGTGTTTTATCCGGCTGGCCAAGAATTATTTTATCAGCGGATGCAATATTTTTCGCGCTCATCATTTCGCTTAATGAGCAAATTAAACCAAATTATGCACCCAAACGAAGCAGCATCGAAGCAACAGCTATTGATTTTGGTTGGCGAACACGATCAGCCAATTGCCTTGCAAGCAGCCCGCGAATGGCAACAACAGCAGCCCACTATCGGCTACCATGTGCTGCCAAACGCTGGGCATTGCGCCAATATGGATAATCCAACGCTTTTCAATCAATTGGTACTCGATTTTCTGCTCTAA
- a CDS encoding kelch repeat-containing protein, translating into MRLTAVRWSMLLVVLSLFALACLKPTQAQIPLQSPIPAITTTTNMFNWNTFQPIPLARFEAGGAIVGDSLYVIGGFYTNQVEATDTVFAYNITTNQWRICANIPEAMTHAPVVADGHLIYVLGGYIGNSPGGSTEHVWVYNTLTNAWSRGPDLPEDRGAAGATKLGREIHFFGGAHRRNLHLEEWDSNKHFVLNLDTQVWRTAAPMPNARNHLGAATLNGYVYAIGGQYLAAESTAAQVEVNRYDPNTDTWMRVADLPKGRGHITSSVFEVDGRIMVVGGSVNGGDYGLASADVMLYDPNDDVWMKLTSIPGVRKTPVATAYGNKILVTTGGYVPNPEMWIGQLENHWELARTLPISLGEASGGVIGNKLYLVGESNGATAAFDLGANSWNAGLAQRPYKTHSHSAQVWNQRLYLFGGTGTSAGKVQIYQPSSNSWSQGTAMPFATMAASSALIDGKIYVAGGIVSGNTTNYHAAYDPTTNTWANLPSMALARNGAAGGTDGRFFYLFGGRASGTTGAASSDLQIYDPLTQTWTSSASDPTLPPLPQARADMGQAIWYKGEFYLMGGADQAGVSNRVDVYNPLTKTWRSVAPMPTARQGHVPILVGGRIYVPAGGTQASSSQSRIFEVYNPGSVAPQIPATATPTEIVTEIPTATNMSTSTETPTNTATPTETPTATATETATATNTATPTDIPTVTATSTDIPTATNTATNTVMPTETATNTATVMPTDTPTETSTDTPTEIPTATNTATPTENPTATNTATATATLTATPTATNTNTAIPTETALPTTTSIHQFRIYLPWATR; encoded by the coding sequence ATGCGTTTGACTGCGGTTCGTTGGTCGATGTTGTTGGTCGTGCTTAGTTTGTTCGCTCTAGCCTGCTTGAAACCAACCCAAGCCCAAATTCCACTTCAATCCCCCATTCCTGCTATTACTACAACCACTAATATGTTTAATTGGAATACGTTTCAGCCGATTCCGTTGGCGCGATTTGAGGCTGGCGGGGCGATTGTTGGCGATAGTTTGTATGTGATTGGTGGTTTTTATACCAACCAAGTTGAGGCTACCGATACAGTTTTTGCCTATAACATCACGACCAATCAATGGCGAATCTGCGCCAATATTCCTGAAGCGATGACTCATGCTCCCGTGGTTGCCGATGGCCATTTGATTTATGTGTTGGGTGGCTATATTGGCAATTCACCTGGTGGTAGCACTGAGCATGTGTGGGTCTATAACACATTGACCAATGCTTGGAGTCGTGGCCCCGATTTGCCCGAAGATCGCGGGGCTGCTGGGGCAACCAAGCTTGGCCGTGAAATTCACTTTTTTGGTGGAGCGCATCGGCGTAATTTACATCTCGAAGAATGGGATAGCAACAAACATTTTGTGCTGAATTTGGATACTCAAGTTTGGCGGACTGCTGCACCCATGCCCAATGCTCGTAACCACCTTGGGGCGGCGACGCTGAATGGTTATGTGTATGCGATTGGCGGCCAATATTTAGCTGCCGAATCAACGGCGGCTCAAGTTGAAGTAAATCGCTATGACCCTAACACTGATACTTGGATGCGAGTCGCCGATTTGCCCAAAGGCCGGGGGCATATCACCTCGTCGGTATTTGAGGTTGATGGCCGAATTATGGTTGTGGGCGGCTCAGTTAATGGTGGCGATTATGGCTTGGCTTCCGCCGATGTGATGCTGTATGACCCCAATGATGATGTGTGGATGAAATTAACCTCGATTCCTGGGGTGCGCAAAACTCCGGTTGCAACAGCATATGGCAATAAAATTTTGGTAACGACTGGCGGCTATGTGCCCAATCCCGAAATGTGGATCGGCCAGCTTGAAAATCACTGGGAATTAGCCCGAACTCTGCCGATCTCGCTGGGCGAGGCCTCTGGCGGGGTTATCGGCAATAAACTGTATCTAGTTGGTGAGAGTAATGGTGCGACCGCAGCCTTTGATCTTGGGGCGAATTCGTGGAATGCTGGCTTGGCTCAACGCCCCTATAAAACCCATAGTCACAGCGCCCAAGTCTGGAATCAACGACTCTATTTGTTTGGCGGGACTGGCACAAGCGCAGGCAAAGTGCAAATTTACCAACCTTCAAGCAATAGTTGGTCGCAAGGCACAGCCATGCCATTTGCCACAATGGCCGCTAGCTCTGCATTAATTGATGGCAAAATCTATGTTGCAGGCGGAATTGTCAGCGGCAATACCACAAATTATCATGCCGCCTATGATCCAACTACCAACACTTGGGCCAATTTGCCAAGCATGGCTTTGGCCCGCAATGGTGCTGCTGGTGGTACAGATGGCCGCTTTTTCTATTTGTTTGGCGGGCGGGCGAGTGGTACTACTGGTGCTGCCAGCAGCGATTTGCAAATCTATGATCCACTGACACAAACATGGACGAGCAGCGCCAGCGACCCAACGCTTCCGCCATTACCCCAAGCTCGCGCCGATATGGGCCAAGCAATTTGGTATAAAGGTGAGTTTTATCTGATGGGCGGGGCCGATCAGGCAGGTGTGAGCAATCGAGTTGATGTGTATAATCCGCTGACCAAAACGTGGCGCAGCGTTGCCCCGATGCCAACTGCTCGTCAAGGTCATGTCCCAATCTTGGTTGGTGGGCGCATCTATGTTCCTGCTGGCGGAACCCAAGCCAGTAGCAGCCAATCGCGAATTTTCGAGGTCTATAATCCAGGCTCGGTTGCGCCCCAAATTCCCGCAACCGCCACGCCAACCGAAATAGTAACTGAAATTCCAACGGCGACCAATATGTCCACGTCAACCGAAACGCCGACAAATACGGCAACTCCGACTGAAACGCCAACTGCGACAGCAACTGAAACGGCGACAGCGACGAATACGGCCACGCCAACCGATATTCCAACGGTAACTGCAACGTCGACCGACATTCCAACAGCGACGAATACAGCGACCAATACAGTCATGCCAACTGAAACGGCGACGAATACGGCCACGGTCATGCCCACAGATACGCCAACCGAGACCTCAACAGATACGCCAACTGAAATTCCAACGGCGACCAATACAGCAACGCCGACGGAAAATCCAACGGCAACGAATACAGCAACGGCAACGGCAACATTGACCGCTACACCGACTGCAACGAATACCAATACGGCTATACCAACTGAGACTGCCTTGCCCACGACGACCTCAATCCATCAGTTTCGGATTTATTTGCCGTGGGCGACGCGCTGA